The following proteins come from a genomic window of Lolium rigidum isolate FL_2022 chromosome 5, APGP_CSIRO_Lrig_0.1, whole genome shotgun sequence:
- the LOC124651898 gene encoding auxin-responsive protein SAUR36-like, with protein MIHPKKLSQIAKKCQRMLVPRAGAHQRQASKMDNDECCCSTTSCVVADAGHCVMYTADGARFEVPLVYLGTAVIAELLRMSEEEFGFTSGGDGSRITLPCDSTVMDYVLCLVRREASEEVERAFLSSIAGHCHNYNASCMALSMELTHQFSLCT; from the coding sequence ATGATCCATCCAAAGAAACTTTCTCAAATAGCCAAGAAGTGCCAGCGGATGTTGGTGCCCAGAGCTGGTGCCCACCAGCGGCAGGCCTCAAAAATGGACAACGACGAATGCTGCTGCAGTACAACATCATGTGTGGTTGCCGATGCGGGCCACTGCGTGATGTACACCGCTGACGGGGCACGGTTCGAGGTCCCGCTAGTGTACCTTGGAACGGCGGTCATCGCTGAGCTCTTGAGGATGTCCGAGGAGGAGTTTGGCTTCACGAGCGGTGGTGATGGAAGCAGGATCACACTGCCCTGTGACTCCACGGTGATGGACTATGTCTTGTGCTTGGTCAGAAGAGAGGCCTCTGAGGAGGTCGAAAGGGCGTTCTTGAGCTCCATTGCTGGGCACTGCCACAACTACAATGCTAGCTGCATGGCGCTGTCAATGGAACTCACCCATCAATTTTCTCTTTGTACTTAG
- the LOC124657538 gene encoding auxin-responsive protein SAUR36-like: protein MVSAKRLTQLAKKWQRMAAMGRKRITQTITAKRVAKESCATTSVAVKGHCVVYTSEGERFEVPVSCLGNAVFGELLRMSQEEFGFGGGDDGRITLPCDATVMEYAMCLLRRDASREVVKAFLSSIAWPCSFDGGVVAPCIGLNLHVAAAGCSRSRFSGLCLGARPVDGLLAGVVLDGQRRRFFFVLPQLSAPLRWDLRMATMGAVFSPLRGGVGALCGLGWALPFDYVDGAVSRLSLG from the exons ATGGTCAGTGCCAAGAGGCTCACCCAACTGGCAAAGAAGTGGCAGCGGATGGCGGCCATGGGGAGGAAGAGGATCACGCAGACTATAACGGCGAAAAGGGTCGCCAAGGAGAGCTGCGCGACGACCTCAGTAGCGGTGAAGGGACACTGTGTGGTGTACACCTCTGAAGGGGAAAGGTTCGAGGTGCCAGTGTCATGCCTAGGCAACGCGGTCTTCGGCGAGCTCCTGAGGATGTCTCAGGAGGAGTTCGGATTCGGGGGCGGTGACGATGGCCGCATCACTCTGCCCTGTGACGCCACTGTCATGGAATATGCCATGTGCTTGCTCAGGAGAGATGCCTCCAGGGAAGTAGTGAAGGCATTCCTGAGCTCCATTGCATGGCCGTGCAGCTTTGATGGTGGTGTGGTGGCACCATGCATAGGGCTTAACCTGCATGTGGCG GCTGCGGGGTGCTCCCGCTCGCGCTTCTCCGGTCTCTGCCTGGGTGCTAGGCCGGTGGATGGTCTTCTGGCCGGCGTGGTGCTGGATGGTCAACGACGCCGGTTCTTCTTCGTGCTGCCGCAGCTTTCGGCGCCCCTCCGATGGGATCTCCGG ATGGCGACCATGGGTGCGGTCTTCTCACCATTGCGAG GTGGTGTCGGTGCGCTGTGTGGTCTCGGATGGGCGTTGCCTTTCGACTACGTCGACGGTGCAGTGTCGCGGCTGAGCCTCGGCTGA